The Nitrospira sp. genome contains a region encoding:
- a CDS encoding acetate/propionate family kinase, translating to MTQSDSVGSILAINGGSSSLKFSLFRAGDTLVRLVSGSIDRIGSPDGTLTWTHSDTDAAGSRRFHVSHHLACIDPLLDCVEDMLAHHPLRAIGHRVVHGGRQYRESQMITPAVIEELERLSPFDPEHLPAEIELIKGFAQRYPDLQQGACFDTAFHRGMPRVACRLSIPRRYEQVGLQRYGFHGLSYAFLMKELAKVGKPGEASGRIILAHLGNGASMAAVKNGQAVDTTMGFTPASGLPMSRRSGDLDPGVLPYLARTEGMTVERFHRMVNTESGLLGVSEVSSDMRDLLDQEQRDPRAAEAVELFCYQARKWIGALAAVLGGLDTLIFSAGIGEHSHKIRARICDGLEFLGMVVDRARNEANAQVVSKEGTPVAVRVMHTDEEREIAESILRLLEINPTTH from the coding sequence ATGACACAGTCGGATTCTGTCGGTTCGATCCTAGCGATCAATGGCGGGTCGTCCTCACTCAAGTTCTCGCTCTTTCGAGCCGGGGATACGCTTGTCCGCCTTGTGTCTGGATCAATCGACCGCATCGGATCACCGGATGGAACATTGACATGGACGCATAGCGACACGGATGCCGCCGGAAGTCGGAGGTTCCACGTTTCTCATCACCTGGCTTGTATCGACCCGCTATTGGATTGTGTCGAAGACATGCTCGCGCATCATCCACTCCGAGCAATTGGACATCGCGTCGTACATGGCGGCAGACAGTATCGTGAATCCCAAATGATCACTCCCGCTGTCATAGAAGAGTTGGAGCGATTGAGCCCTTTTGACCCAGAGCATCTCCCGGCCGAGATCGAATTGATCAAGGGGTTTGCGCAACGGTATCCTGACCTCCAGCAGGGTGCCTGTTTCGATACCGCCTTCCACCGTGGGATGCCACGCGTGGCCTGCCGGCTGTCGATTCCCAGGCGATACGAGCAGGTGGGTCTTCAACGATACGGATTCCACGGGTTGTCCTATGCCTTTCTCATGAAAGAGCTGGCCAAAGTCGGAAAGCCCGGCGAAGCGAGCGGTCGTATCATCTTGGCTCATCTTGGAAATGGAGCGAGCATGGCCGCGGTCAAGAATGGACAGGCTGTCGATACGACGATGGGCTTCACTCCTGCTTCAGGTCTACCGATGAGCCGTCGGTCCGGAGATCTTGATCCGGGGGTGCTTCCTTATTTGGCGCGAACAGAAGGCATGACCGTGGAGCGGTTTCACCGGATGGTCAATACCGAATCGGGCTTGCTCGGGGTTTCGGAGGTCAGTTCTGATATGCGGGACTTACTCGATCAAGAACAGCGTGATCCGCGGGCAGCCGAGGCCGTTGAGTTGTTTTGTTATCAAGCTCGAAAATGGATCGGGGCGTTGGCAGCGGTGCTGGGAGGATTGGACACCTTGATCTTCAGCGCCGGGATCGGAGAGCATTCACATAAGATTCGCGCACGCATCTGCGACGGCTTGGAATTTCTCGGCATGGTCGTCGATCGGGCACGCAACGAGGCCAACGCCCAGGTGGTATCCAAAGAGGGAACCCCCGTGGCGGTTCGCGTAATGCATACGGATGAAGAACGTGAGATTGCGGAATCGATCCTTCGATTGCTCGAGATCAACCCCACAACGCACTGA
- a CDS encoding phosphoketolase family protein, whose product MARTTKTSLSPDLLKKMDAYWRAANYLSVGQIYLYDNPLLTKPLTRAHIKPRLLGHWGTTPGLNFIYVHLNRIITQHDLNMIYIAGPGHGGPGLVANTYLEGTYSEIYPNVSQDEPGLKRLFKQFSFPGGIPSHVAPETPGSIHEGGELGYSLSHAYGAAFDNPDLIVACVVGDGEAETGPLATSWHSNKFLNPVTDGAVLPILHLNGYKIASPTVLARISRDELEDLFRGYGYRPYFVEGNDPSVMHHVMASTLDAVVTDLRRIRAAAREGAEKRPIWPMIVLRTPKGWTCPPEIDGKRTEDYWRSHQVPMGDMDKPAHVKILEQWMKSYKPETLFDKTGRFKSELAELAPKGERRMSANHHANGGVLLKDLRLPDFRRYAVTVKKPGAVEAQATRVMGTFLRDTMALNMDSRNFRLFSPDENNSNRWQDVLEVTNRAWMAERYPYDDHLATDGRVMEMLSEHQCQGWLEGYLLTGRHGFFSCYEAFIHIIDSMFNQHAKWLKVCGHIPWRRPIASLNYLLSSHVWRQDHNGFSHQDPGFIDHVVNKKAEVIRVYLPPDANTLLCVTDHCLRSRNHVNVIVAGKQSAPQWLAMNEAIAHCTAGIGIWAWASNDKDSEPDVVMACCGDVPTMETLAAVSLLRRYLPDVKVRVVNVVDLMKLQPPAEHPNGLSDRDFDALFTTDKPIIFAFHGYPWLIHRLTYRRTNHKNLHVRGYKEEGTTTTPFDMAVMNDIDRFHLVVDVIDRIPLRGSRADYTKQAIRDKRVEHRQYIREHGEDMPEISRWKWSGNRKSVRGPRA is encoded by the coding sequence ATGGCGCGCACAACCAAGACATCATTGAGTCCGGACCTTTTAAAGAAGATGGATGCCTATTGGCGGGCGGCGAATTATTTGTCCGTCGGTCAAATCTATCTGTACGACAATCCGCTGCTGACAAAACCGCTGACGCGCGCCCACATCAAACCGCGCTTGCTCGGTCATTGGGGAACGACGCCGGGCTTGAACTTCATCTATGTGCATCTAAACCGGATCATCACGCAACACGACCTCAACATGATCTATATCGCCGGTCCCGGCCATGGGGGGCCGGGGCTTGTTGCGAATACCTACCTCGAAGGGACCTACAGCGAAATCTATCCGAACGTCTCGCAGGATGAACCAGGCCTGAAGCGACTGTTCAAGCAGTTTTCTTTCCCGGGAGGCATTCCCAGCCATGTGGCACCGGAAACGCCCGGTTCCATCCATGAAGGAGGCGAATTGGGATACTCGCTGTCCCACGCGTACGGGGCCGCATTCGATAATCCCGACCTGATCGTCGCCTGCGTGGTCGGCGACGGCGAGGCCGAAACCGGTCCGCTCGCGACGAGCTGGCATTCCAACAAGTTTCTCAACCCGGTCACTGACGGTGCGGTTTTACCCATACTTCATCTGAACGGGTACAAAATTGCGAGTCCGACGGTCTTGGCGCGGATCAGCCGTGACGAATTGGAGGACCTGTTCCGCGGGTACGGCTATCGTCCCTATTTCGTCGAGGGCAATGACCCCTCCGTTATGCATCACGTAATGGCCTCGACGCTCGACGCAGTAGTGACGGACCTCCGGCGGATAAGGGCCGCCGCCCGCGAAGGTGCAGAAAAGCGCCCGATCTGGCCGATGATCGTGCTTCGAACACCCAAAGGCTGGACCTGTCCGCCGGAGATCGACGGCAAGCGGACCGAAGACTACTGGCGGTCCCATCAAGTCCCGATGGGCGACATGGACAAACCGGCCCATGTCAAGATTCTTGAGCAGTGGATGAAAAGTTATAAGCCGGAAACGCTGTTTGACAAGACAGGACGATTCAAGTCTGAGCTGGCTGAGCTGGCGCCCAAGGGAGAGCGCCGGATGAGCGCGAACCACCATGCCAACGGTGGGGTTCTGCTGAAAGATTTACGTCTGCCCGATTTCCGGCGATACGCCGTCACCGTGAAAAAGCCGGGTGCCGTCGAAGCCCAGGCCACCCGCGTCATGGGGACATTTCTGCGGGACACCATGGCGCTCAATATGGACAGCCGGAATTTCCGTCTCTTCAGTCCCGACGAGAACAATTCCAACCGCTGGCAGGACGTATTGGAAGTGACGAATCGAGCCTGGATGGCGGAGCGTTATCCATATGACGACCACCTGGCAACGGACGGCCGGGTCATGGAGATGCTGAGTGAGCACCAATGTCAGGGGTGGCTGGAAGGCTACTTGTTGACGGGCCGACACGGATTTTTTTCCTGTTATGAGGCCTTCATTCACATCATCGACTCGATGTTCAATCAGCATGCCAAGTGGCTGAAGGTCTGTGGCCATATTCCTTGGCGAAGACCGATCGCTTCGCTGAATTACCTACTGTCGTCCCACGTCTGGCGGCAGGATCACAATGGTTTCAGCCATCAAGATCCGGGCTTCATCGATCATGTGGTGAATAAGAAGGCCGAGGTGATCAGAGTGTATCTGCCGCCCGATGCCAATACACTGTTATGTGTCACGGATCACTGCTTGCGTAGCCGAAACCATGTCAACGTGATCGTGGCCGGCAAGCAATCGGCCCCCCAATGGCTCGCTATGAACGAGGCAATCGCTCATTGCACTGCGGGGATCGGTATTTGGGCATGGGCAAGTAACGATAAGGACAGTGAACCGGATGTCGTGATGGCCTGTTGCGGTGATGTCCCGACGATGGAAACGCTGGCCGCTGTTTCCTTGCTGCGCCGATATTTACCGGATGTGAAGGTGCGCGTGGTCAACGTGGTGGATCTCATGAAGCTGCAACCTCCGGCCGAGCATCCGAACGGATTGTCCGACCGGGATTTTGACGCGCTCTTTACGACCGACAAGCCGATCATCTTCGCCTTCCATGGCTATCCCTGGCTGATTCACCGGCTCACGTACCGGCGGACCAATCACAAGAACTTGCATGTTCGTGGATATAAGGAGGAGGGCACCACGACGACACCTTTCGACATGGCGGTGATGAACGATATCGACCGGTTTCATCTGGTCGTCGACGTCATCGACCGGATACCCCTGCGCGGCTCGCGGGCCGACTATACCAAGCAGGCGATACGAGACAAACGTGTGGAGCACAGACAATACATCCGGGAACATGGTGAAGATATGCCGGAGATCAGTCGATGGAAGTGGAGTGGAAATAGGAAGTCCGTACGAGGGCCTCGTGCATGA
- a CDS encoding DUF1207 domain-containing protein — protein MGRRVSAERCIIGIMVLICLLASRAYADDSNEKKPNDSTPKEVLDCRYQEAPELSEGGGTSEMFPSDDLFRPLLADPKQPQFFALWQSTQSRNERTNANIGSVGIGENFGFYTRRKGCNGWQVSLLTGIFSQFDLDTSNSVLINVDFNVGVPLTWRHGNWSARLRFYHQSSHIGDEFLGAHPGFQSIGLQYEEVDMIVSYDVQKWLRLYGGGAVMVNRQPSQIDRNTAQWGFEARTPTPLGRSYLFGLLSNPIRFSPVLTADFKSVEEQDWYINTNLLMGFDMSRAGYFKRLRILFNYYHGYNPYGQFFYSQKTESFGAGAYFMF, from the coding sequence ATGGGTCGCAGAGTGTCTGCCGAACGATGCATTATTGGGATCATGGTTCTCATCTGCCTGCTCGCAAGTCGGGCCTATGCTGATGATTCGAACGAGAAGAAGCCGAATGACTCGACGCCGAAAGAGGTGCTGGATTGCCGGTACCAGGAGGCTCCTGAACTCTCGGAAGGGGGAGGCACGAGCGAGATGTTTCCGTCGGATGATCTGTTTCGTCCGCTCTTGGCCGATCCGAAGCAGCCACAGTTCTTTGCGCTCTGGCAATCCACGCAATCTCGAAATGAACGGACCAATGCGAACATTGGGTCGGTCGGTATTGGGGAGAATTTTGGGTTTTATACCAGGCGTAAGGGATGTAATGGATGGCAGGTCAGCCTGCTGACCGGGATTTTCTCGCAATTTGATTTAGATACGTCGAATTCCGTACTCATCAATGTCGACTTCAACGTGGGTGTCCCGCTGACTTGGCGTCATGGCAACTGGTCCGCGCGCCTGCGATTTTATCATCAGAGCAGTCACATCGGAGACGAGTTTCTGGGGGCTCACCCTGGATTTCAGTCGATCGGCCTCCAGTATGAAGAAGTCGATATGATTGTGTCCTATGATGTCCAGAAATGGTTGCGTCTGTATGGAGGAGGGGCCGTGATGGTCAATCGACAACCCTCCCAGATCGACCGCAATACCGCGCAATGGGGTTTCGAAGCGCGGACACCGACGCCATTGGGACGATCGTACCTGTTTGGTCTGCTCTCGAATCCGATCCGCTTTTCGCCCGTCCTGACGGCGGACTTTAAATCCGTCGAGGAGCAGGACTGGTACATCAACACCAACTTGCTCATGGGCTTCGATATGTCTCGAGCGGGATATTTCAAGCGTCTTCGGATTCTTTTCAATTACTATCACGGATATAATCCGTATGGCCAGTTCTTCTATTCGCAGAAGACCGAATCGTTTGGAGCGGGCGCCTATTTTATGTTCTAG
- a CDS encoding ATP-dependent metallopeptidase FtsH/Yme1/Tma family protein, protein MNKKVSFSIWYVLLAVMAVVIVHDFIHALSKVEELPYSEFKKLVATGKVAEVSVTSQVLTGKLKPEGDSKEQKVFATVRVEDPDLVRELNQHGVTFSGVIESTFWRDLLSWIIPVALFVGIWFFIFRRLGQAQGGFMQVGQSKAKIYMEKDVKVTFADVAGVDEAKDELREVIEFLKTPEKFTKLGGKIPKGILLVGPPGTGKTLLARAVAGESGVPFFSISGSEFVEMFVGVGAARVRDLFEQAKGKAPCIIFIDELDALGKARGVGPMAHEEREQTLNQLLVEMDGFDPRVGVILMAATNRPEILDPALLRAGRFDRHVTVDRPDKKGRLDVLRVHAKKVALSQEADLEQIAAMTPGFSGADLANVINEAALLAVRRGKDQVSFAELQEAVERVIAGLEKKNRVLNKMEKERVAFHETGHALVALSIPGSDQVQKISIIPRGVAALGYTLQLPTEDRFLMTKSELENKVAVLLGGRIAEETIFGEASTGAQNDLVKATDIAKSMVKAYGMSEKLGTITLERERQPQFLQLPVASEKGDYSEETAREIDCEVRRIIEAQYGRVKRLLEDKKAALERGAKLLLEREVITGAELKAVMETM, encoded by the coding sequence ATGAATAAGAAAGTCTCCTTTTCCATCTGGTACGTGCTGCTCGCCGTCATGGCGGTGGTCATCGTGCATGACTTCATTCACGCGCTGAGCAAGGTCGAAGAACTGCCGTACAGTGAATTCAAGAAGTTGGTGGCAACCGGGAAGGTAGCCGAGGTCTCCGTGACCAGCCAAGTGCTCACCGGAAAGTTGAAGCCCGAGGGAGATTCGAAAGAGCAGAAGGTCTTTGCAACCGTGCGAGTCGAGGACCCGGACCTGGTCCGCGAACTCAACCAACATGGCGTCACGTTTTCCGGAGTCATTGAATCCACGTTTTGGCGCGATCTTCTGTCGTGGATCATCCCGGTCGCTCTCTTTGTCGGTATCTGGTTCTTCATTTTTCGTCGATTGGGACAGGCCCAGGGCGGTTTCATGCAGGTCGGCCAGTCGAAGGCGAAGATCTACATGGAAAAGGACGTCAAGGTGACGTTCGCGGACGTGGCCGGGGTAGACGAGGCCAAGGACGAATTGCGCGAGGTGATCGAGTTCCTGAAGACACCGGAGAAATTCACCAAGCTCGGCGGCAAGATCCCCAAGGGAATCCTCCTCGTCGGCCCGCCTGGAACCGGCAAGACGCTGCTGGCGAGGGCGGTGGCGGGCGAGTCAGGGGTGCCGTTCTTCAGCATCAGTGGATCCGAGTTCGTCGAGATGTTCGTGGGGGTGGGTGCGGCCAGAGTCCGTGATCTGTTCGAACAGGCGAAGGGCAAAGCGCCCTGCATTATTTTCATCGACGAGTTGGATGCACTGGGAAAAGCCCGCGGTGTCGGCCCCATGGCGCACGAGGAGCGCGAACAAACTCTCAATCAGCTGTTGGTCGAGATGGATGGATTCGACCCTCGGGTCGGCGTGATTCTCATGGCCGCCACCAACCGTCCTGAAATTCTCGACCCTGCGCTGCTGCGCGCGGGTCGATTCGATCGCCACGTGACGGTGGATCGTCCAGACAAGAAAGGGCGTCTGGACGTGCTTCGAGTGCACGCCAAGAAGGTGGCATTGAGCCAGGAAGCTGATCTCGAACAAATCGCCGCGATGACACCGGGATTCTCCGGGGCCGATCTCGCGAACGTCATCAACGAGGCGGCGTTACTCGCGGTCCGCCGAGGCAAAGATCAGGTGAGCTTCGCTGAGTTGCAGGAGGCCGTGGAGCGGGTCATCGCCGGATTAGAAAAGAAGAATCGCGTCCTGAACAAGATGGAAAAGGAGCGGGTCGCCTTTCACGAGACCGGCCACGCGCTCGTCGCCCTGTCCATACCAGGGTCCGATCAGGTCCAGAAGATCTCCATCATCCCACGCGGCGTGGCGGCACTCGGTTATACGCTGCAGCTTCCGACGGAAGACCGGTTTCTGATGACGAAATCGGAATTGGAGAATAAAGTCGCAGTATTGCTTGGTGGGCGGATTGCCGAAGAGACTATCTTCGGTGAGGCTTCGACGGGGGCGCAGAACGATCTCGTCAAGGCCACAGACATCGCGAAAAGTATGGTGAAGGCCTACGGAATGAGCGAAAAGCTCGGCACCATCACGTTGGAACGGGAACGACAGCCTCAGTTCCTCCAACTTCCGGTCGCGTCCGAAAAAGGCGATTACTCCGAAGAGACCGCCCGTGAAATCGATTGCGAAGTGCGGCGGATCATCGAGGCGCAATATGGACGGGTGAAGCGATTGCTGGAAGACAAGAAGGCCGCTCTGGAACGAGGGGCGAAGCTCTTGTTGGAACGAGAGGTCATTACCGGTGCTGAGCTGAAGGCGGTCATGGAAACTATGTGA
- a CDS encoding ABC transporter permease: MKLVEQQATISVEDNVIHCRGAWTLPNLAHLERGGRALRWPETSTVLCDAGEVTAMDTGGALVLQRCIEGVRHKGQQASLQGLKPEFAELLRKIEMQRPRSERGADVRGTGWAEGVSGAIQARQASAIRALAFVGESTIAFGRSLMRPSSIRWRALLRFVELDGVRALPITGLLTFLVGVVIAYQGAEQLRKFGTNIFIVDLVGISLLREIAPLIVAILIAGRSGSAYTAEIGTMKVTEELDAVRTLGISPMNLLVLPRSLALIIALPLLTVYADVVGVFGGMLIALGELNVSFAEFIARFEEAVPVQHFLIGLGKAPFFAAIIALVGCYQGFQIRGGVDDVGRHTTISVVQGIFFVIVFDAICSILLNWWDL; the protein is encoded by the coding sequence GTGAAGCTGGTGGAACAACAGGCAACGATCTCTGTCGAGGATAATGTGATCCATTGCCGGGGGGCTTGGACCCTGCCGAACTTGGCCCATCTGGAGCGGGGAGGTCGGGCGCTCCGATGGCCGGAGACCTCGACCGTCCTGTGCGACGCCGGTGAAGTGACCGCCATGGATACGGGTGGCGCCCTCGTGCTGCAGCGCTGCATCGAAGGTGTGCGGCACAAGGGGCAACAGGCCTCACTTCAGGGGCTGAAACCGGAATTTGCCGAACTGCTTAGAAAAATCGAAATGCAGCGACCCCGATCCGAGCGCGGAGCCGATGTCCGCGGGACGGGGTGGGCTGAGGGCGTCTCGGGCGCCATACAGGCCCGGCAAGCATCCGCGATTCGCGCGCTCGCTTTTGTTGGGGAAAGTACCATCGCGTTCGGCCGGTCACTGATGCGGCCGAGTTCCATTCGATGGCGGGCGCTCTTGCGGTTCGTCGAACTGGACGGCGTCAGGGCCTTGCCGATCACGGGCCTGCTGACGTTTCTCGTCGGAGTGGTGATTGCCTATCAAGGCGCCGAACAATTGCGGAAGTTCGGCACGAATATTTTTATCGTCGACTTGGTGGGCATCTCGCTGTTGCGTGAAATCGCGCCGTTGATCGTGGCGATCCTGATCGCCGGCCGGTCGGGATCGGCCTATACAGCGGAGATCGGCACCATGAAGGTGACGGAAGAGCTGGATGCCGTACGGACATTAGGGATCTCACCCATGAATCTCCTAGTGCTGCCTCGGTCGCTTGCCTTGATCATCGCCCTGCCCCTATTGACAGTGTACGCGGATGTGGTGGGCGTATTCGGCGGCATGCTCATTGCTCTGGGGGAACTCAACGTGAGTTTCGCGGAGTTTATCGCGCGGTTCGAAGAAGCCGTCCCTGTTCAACATTTTCTCATCGGGTTGGGGAAAGCCCCGTTCTTCGCGGCGATCATCGCGTTGGTGGGCTGCTATCAAGGGTTTCAGATTCGTGGTGGTGTGGACGACGTCGGTCGACACACCACCATCAGTGTCGTACAGGGGATTTTTTTCGTGATCGTGTTCGATGCGATCTGCAGCATTCTTCTCAATTGGTGGGACCTTTGA
- a CDS encoding ATP-binding cassette domain-containing protein, which produces MPSAIHAETPVIEVIHVATKFGQAVVHEDVSLSIRRGEIFAIAGGNGSGKTTLLREIIGLITPSAGTIRLFGLDSRRLETGNGHPVHRRFGVMFQHGALFSSFTLAENVAVPLREHTTLSAGLIRDMVAAKIAMVGLPPDSAVKYPNELSGGMRRRAALARAIIMDPELLFLDEPTAGLDPIIAAGFDDLVLSLKSLLGLTVVMVTHDLDSLWRIANRVAVLGRGKVLGVGSMPELSRSDDPVVREYFHGPRGRAASEQAAWNHRERQS; this is translated from the coding sequence ATGCCGTCGGCCATACATGCGGAGACACCGGTCATCGAAGTGATCCACGTCGCGACGAAGTTTGGACAGGCTGTCGTGCATGAGGACGTCAGCCTATCGATTCGCCGAGGAGAAATCTTTGCGATTGCCGGAGGAAATGGGAGCGGCAAGACCACATTGTTACGGGAGATCATCGGCCTGATCACTCCCTCAGCGGGAACGATACGGTTGTTCGGATTGGACAGCCGGCGATTGGAAACAGGCAACGGCCATCCGGTCCACCGCCGATTCGGTGTGATGTTTCAGCATGGCGCGCTGTTCAGCTCATTCACGCTGGCGGAGAATGTCGCGGTCCCGCTGCGGGAACATACGACACTGAGTGCGGGGCTGATCCGCGATATGGTCGCCGCCAAAATCGCCATGGTGGGATTGCCGCCGGACAGTGCCGTGAAATACCCCAACGAGCTCAGTGGTGGCATGCGGAGGCGGGCTGCACTCGCCCGGGCGATCATCATGGACCCGGAGTTGTTGTTCCTCGACGAGCCGACGGCAGGACTCGATCCGATCATCGCGGCTGGATTCGACGATCTCGTGCTCTCGCTGAAAAGTCTCTTGGGATTGACGGTGGTCATGGTCACGCACGATCTGGATTCGCTGTGGCGCATCGCCAATCGTGTGGCTGTCCTGGGCCGTGGGAAGGTGTTGGGCGTTGGAAGCATGCCGGAGTTGTCCCGATCGGACGATCCCGTCGTCCGCGAATACTTCCACGGACCACGCGGGAGGGCGGCGAGCGAACAGGCGGCGTGGAATCACCGGGAACGTCAGTCGTGA
- a CDS encoding MCE family protein: protein MEPKVNYILVGSFVAFLGAAVLGGILWLGKTDYRGSYDRYLAYMRESVAGLSVNSTVKYRGVDVGRVKAIALSPDNPEEVLLTMEIVRGTPIKTDTIAVLETQGLTGLATVNLTGGSRDAPSLQAQEGQAYPVIKTGPSLFFRLDEAVSRLLSEEGLAQLLVDLDTAAKGAAKVLDEENRVLLKKTIKDLADVAQAVAAHKAQIEQSLDGAARSADNLVKLTASLNAQVPTLLAGINKSVVALGTATDELARTSKTVGAVVNEARPELQQFTRRTLPEAGLLVTELRQLTSTLTRVARDFEREPSSLVFGRKTPPRGPGE from the coding sequence ATGGAACCAAAGGTCAACTATATTCTGGTCGGCTCGTTCGTCGCATTTCTCGGAGCGGCTGTCTTAGGCGGCATTTTGTGGCTGGGAAAGACGGATTACCGAGGCTCTTACGACCGGTACTTGGCCTATATGCGGGAGTCGGTCGCAGGACTGAGCGTGAATTCTACCGTCAAGTATCGGGGCGTCGATGTGGGCCGGGTCAAGGCCATTGCCTTAAGCCCGGACAATCCGGAGGAAGTTTTGTTGACGATGGAAATCGTGCGTGGAACGCCGATCAAGACCGACACGATCGCCGTACTGGAGACCCAGGGGCTCACTGGTCTTGCAACGGTCAATTTGACCGGAGGAAGCCGAGATGCTCCTTCGTTGCAAGCGCAGGAGGGACAAGCCTATCCGGTCATCAAGACCGGTCCATCCCTGTTCTTCCGCTTGGATGAAGCCGTCTCCCGTTTACTGTCTGAAGAAGGTCTGGCCCAACTCTTGGTCGATCTTGATACGGCGGCGAAAGGGGCGGCGAAGGTCTTGGATGAAGAAAATCGCGTGCTCCTCAAGAAGACGATCAAGGATCTCGCCGATGTCGCGCAAGCCGTCGCGGCCCATAAGGCGCAGATCGAGCAAAGTCTGGACGGTGCCGCCAGAAGCGCCGACAACCTTGTCAAGTTGACGGCATCGCTCAACGCCCAGGTTCCGACCTTACTCGCGGGGATCAACAAGAGCGTCGTCGCGCTGGGCACCGCGACGGACGAACTGGCTCGGACCAGCAAGACCGTGGGAGCGGTGGTCAATGAAGCCAGACCCGAGCTGCAACAGTTCACGCGGCGGACCCTCCCGGAAGCCGGCCTCTTGGTCACGGAACTGAGACAGCTGACGAGTACGTTGACTCGGGTGGCGAGAGATTTTGAACGCGAGCCGAGCTCTCTGGTGTTTGGACGAAAGACACCGCCACGCGGTCCGGGAGAGTAA
- a CDS encoding membrane integrity-associated transporter subunit PqiC, whose product MKFQLVQPAACALLLATAAGCLSLGKDSQDIRTYQLSLDGWHSAGRPDGSNGPVLLVNPPQPEPGFETQRMVYVKRPYELDFYAVNQWADTPVRMLTPLMVEVLSRSGVWHSVIPLPNSIRGDYRLDTYGFSLQQEFFQQPSRVRVSIRTQLIDLKESEIVSTRAFEAVENAPSENAYGGVLAANRAVAALLDQVGTWLGQCVQHSTECGR is encoded by the coding sequence ATGAAGTTTCAGCTGGTACAGCCGGCGGCTTGCGCCTTGTTGCTCGCGACGGCAGCCGGCTGTCTATCGCTCGGCAAGGATTCCCAGGACATTCGTACGTATCAGTTGAGCCTTGATGGCTGGCACAGCGCGGGCCGGCCTGACGGGAGCAACGGCCCGGTGTTGCTCGTGAATCCGCCCCAACCGGAGCCCGGATTTGAAACGCAACGCATGGTGTACGTCAAACGCCCGTACGAACTGGACTTCTATGCCGTGAATCAATGGGCCGATACACCGGTGCGCATGCTCACGCCGTTGATGGTTGAAGTGCTGAGCCGGAGTGGGGTGTGGCATTCCGTGATTCCGCTGCCCAATTCGATCCGCGGAGACTATCGCCTGGATACCTATGGATTCTCTCTGCAACAGGAGTTTTTCCAGCAACCAAGCCGAGTCAGGGTGTCGATCCGCACACAATTGATCGATCTCAAAGAATCCGAAATCGTGAGCACACGGGCTTTTGAAGCGGTGGAGAATGCTCCGAGCGAGAACGCCTATGGAGGCGTGCTGGCTGCCAACCGAGCGGTCGCCGCCTTACTCGATCAGGTCGGCACATGGCTTGGACAATGCGTGCAGCACTCGACGGAATGTGGTCGTTAG
- a CDS encoding 4'-phosphopantetheinyl transferase superfamily protein → MLISFQSIERLAATRRQEHIRLAPKAVHLWGIELNGSSECLARCAQWLDDVERGRAARLVREEDRQHYVLAHGGLRAVLSWYLGVSPDVVTLDRSAAGKPFVILQLGDRSVITFNMSHAHGRALIAVSNAQEVGVDLEFIRLDVEVEKLSRRYFADTEHTAIMRLPQEQRAPRFFRYWVAKEAALKAQGIGLQGLTECEIVLGTDEADAEVGVRLGSPGQHEVRVRFLSGGTGWHAAVAAQELDRIQQWT, encoded by the coding sequence GTGCTGATTTCATTTCAGTCAATCGAGCGCCTAGCCGCGACAAGACGCCAGGAACACATCCGGCTTGCGCCGAAGGCTGTGCATCTGTGGGGTATTGAGCTCAACGGGTCGTCAGAGTGCCTCGCGAGATGCGCACAATGGTTGGACGATGTCGAGCGAGGTCGAGCCGCTCGCCTGGTTCGAGAGGAGGACCGGCAGCACTACGTGCTGGCTCATGGTGGCCTGAGAGCGGTGTTGAGCTGGTACCTTGGGGTCTCCCCGGATGTCGTGACGCTGGATCGGAGCGCGGCAGGCAAGCCCTTTGTGATATTGCAATTGGGAGATCGGTCCGTGATCACGTTCAATATGTCCCATGCCCATGGCCGTGCGCTTATTGCGGTTTCAAACGCGCAAGAGGTCGGAGTCGATCTCGAATTCATTCGGTTGGATGTCGAGGTGGAGAAACTATCCCGGCGTTATTTTGCAGACACTGAACATACGGCGATCATGCGGTTGCCCCAGGAACAGCGTGCGCCTAGGTTCTTTCGCTACTGGGTTGCGAAAGAAGCGGCGCTCAAGGCTCAAGGCATCGGGCTCCAAGGACTGACCGAGTGCGAGATTGTCCTCGGAACGGATGAGGCCGACGCGGAAGTTGGAGTCCGATTGGGCTCTCCGGGTCAACATGAAGTGAGGGTTCGCTTTCTTTCTGGCGGAACTGGATGGCATGCGGCCGTGGCCGCCCAAGAATTAGACAGGATACAGCAGTGGACCTAG